A stretch of the Gracilinanus agilis isolate LMUSP501 chromosome 4, AgileGrace, whole genome shotgun sequence genome encodes the following:
- the ZNF76 gene encoding zinc finger protein 76, whose amino-acid sequence MENLGLQTVTLSDGTTAFIQQAVKGEKLLEGQVIQLEDGTTAYIHQVTVEKESLSFEDGQPVQLEDGSMAYIHRTPKEGYDPNALEAVQLEDGSTAYIHHPVAMPSEGTVLAVQTEVGLEDLAAEEDEAFSAEAVVALEQYASKVLHNSQPPHNGKGQQVGDRAFRCGYKGCGRLYTTAHHLKVHERAHTGDRPYRCDFPSCGKAFATGYGLKSHVRTHTGEKPYKCPEELCNKAFKTSGDLQKHVRTHTGERPFRCPFEGCGRSFTTSNIRKVHVRTHTGERPYTCPEPHCGRGFTSATNYKNHVRIHTGEKPYVCTVPGCGKRFTEYSSLYKHHVVHTHCKPYTCSSCGKTYRQTSTLAMHKRSAHGELEATEESEQALYEQQQLEAAKAAEENPLPKGPHITFLSEVKEEGDIPAQVTMVTEEDRAPQVALITQDGTQQVSLSPEDLQALGSAISMVTQHGGTTLTIPSPEDLATSGTHTVTMVSADGTETQPVTIITSGAMVTEDSAVASLHHQQVALLATANGTHIAVQLEEQQTLEEAISMATAAMQQGAVTLETSISESGC is encoded by the exons ATGGAGAACTTGGGATTACAGACGGTGACCCTCAGTGATGGGACAACAGCCTTCATCCAACAAGCTgtcaaag GAGAGAAGCTACTTGAAGGTCAAGTGATTCAACTTGAAGATGGAACCACAGCCTATATCCATCAAGTGACAGTGGAGAAAG AATCTCTCTCCTTTGAAGATGGACAACCTGTACAGCTGGAAGATGGTAGCATGGCCTATATACACCGCACACCCAAAG AGGGCTATGACCCTAATGCCCTAGAAGCTGTCCAGTTGGAAGATGGCTCCACTGCCTATATCCACCACCCAGTGGCCATGCCCTCTGAGGGCACTGTCCTAGCTGTACAGACAGAAGTGGGCCTGGAGGATCTGGCAGCAGAGGAGGATGAGGCCTTCAGTGCAGAGGCCGTGGTGGCCCTGGAACAGTATGCCAGCAAG GTTCTGCACAACAGCCAGCCCCCTCACAATGGCAAAGGGCAGCAGGTTGGAGATAGAGCATTCCGCTGTGGATACAAGGGCTGTGGCCGCCTCTACACCACTGCACATCATTTGAAA GTACATGAACGAGCTCACACAGGTGATCGACCATACAGATGTGACTTCCCCAGCTGCGGAAAGGCCTTTGCTACAG GGTATGGTCTGAAGAGCCACGTGCGCACCCATACTGGTGAGAAACCATACAAGTGCCCAGAGGAGCTGTGCAACAAGGCCTTCAAAACGTCAGGAGACCTTCAGAAGCATGTCCGCACCCACACTG GTGAACGCCCTTTCCGGTGCCCCTTTGAGGGCTGCGGCCGATCTTTCACTACATCTAATATCCGAAAGGTACATGTCCGCACTCACACAGGGGAGAGGCCCTACACCTGCCCGGAGCCCCACTGTGGCCGTGGCTTCACCAGTGCCACCAACTACAAGAATCACGTGCGCATTCACACAG GGGAGAAGCCGTACGTCTGCACGGTGCCGGGGTGCGGCAAGCGCTTCACTGAGTACTCCAGCCTGTACAAGCACCACGTGGTGCACACACATTGCAAGCCTTACACGTGCAGTAGCTGTGGCAAGACCTACCGGCAGACCTCCACCCTGGCCATGCACAAGCGCAGCGCCCATGGTGAGCTGGAGGCCACCGAGGAGAGCGAACAGGCCCTCTATGAGCAGCAGCAGCTGGAAG CTGCAAAAGCAGCTGAGGAGAACCCCCTGCCCAAAGGGCCTCACATCACTTTTCTATCAGAGGTGAAAGAAGAGGGGGACATCCCCGCACAGGTGACCATGGTGACAGAGGAGGACAGAGCTCCCCAGGTGGCACTGATCACCCAGGATGGCACCCAACAG GTCAGTCTGTCCCCTGAAGACTTGCAGGCCCTAGGAAGTGCCATCAGCATGGTGACTCAGCATGGTGGCACAACCCTTACCATCCCCAGCCCCGAAGACCTTGCCACCTCTGGTACACATACTGTCACTATGGTCAGCGCTGACGGCACCGAGACACAGCCA GTTACCATCATAACCTCGGGGGCCATGGTGACTGAGGATTCAGCGGTAGCATCCCTTCATCACCAGCAGGTGGCACTGTTGGCCACGGCCAATGGCACTCACATTGCAGTGCAG CTGGAGGAGCAGCAGACTTTGGAAGAGGCTATTAGTATGGCTACCGCTGCCATGCAACAGGGGGCTGTGACCCTGGAGACATCCATATCAGAGAGCGGCTGTTGA